A window of Candidatus Izemoplasma sp. contains these coding sequences:
- a CDS encoding GGDEF domain-containing protein — protein sequence MGDISQSRLDLTTYEEKYINGEHEGSNYDFVFIPIENIEGNEIGYFISTYSGNIFAQLQMRYISYAIGATLFVWSSFAFILVIDIGRRRLKNISQHDPLTGSYNRRYLDQFLENEIARTKRTGNPFSMLLLDIDLFKDINDTYGHLKGDEVLENLVNTIDNHIRQEDIIARFGGEEFIIVLVNTPKDKALKKAKQLKHLIENSNIANINITVSLGVTEYTEESTIDSLIHEADKALYYAKETGRNRAVLYDMEMDNNQDA from the coding sequence TTGGGTGATATCAGTCAAAGTCGACTGGACTTAACTACATATGAAGAAAAATATATCAATGGTGAACATGAAGGATCAAACTATGATTTTGTCTTTATTCCAATAGAAAATATCGAAGGAAATGAGATAGGATATTTCATAAGTACCTATTCAGGTAACATATTTGCCCAGCTTCAAATGCGCTATATTTCATATGCCATCGGCGCAACGCTCTTTGTATGGAGTTCTTTTGCGTTTATTTTAGTGATTGATATTGGTCGCAGACGGTTAAAAAACATTAGTCAACACGACCCTTTAACAGGGAGTTATAATAGACGCTATTTAGATCAATTTTTAGAAAATGAAATTGCTCGAACAAAACGGACAGGAAACCCATTTAGTATGCTTTTGTTAGATATTGATTTATTTAAAGACATTAATGATACTTATGGACACTTAAAAGGTGATGAGGTCCTTGAAAACCTTGTGAATACAATTGATAATCATATTCGTCAAGAAGATATCATTGCTAGATTTGGTGGCGAGGAATTTATTATTGTGTTAGTCAACACACCAAAAGATAAAGCGCTTAAGAAAGCTAAACAATTGAAACATCTTATTGAAAACTCAAATATTGCGAACATCAATATTACGGTATCACTTGGTGTGACTGAGTACACTGAAGAAAGTACGATTGATTCATTAATACATGAAGCAGATAAAGCTCTTTATTATGCCAAAGAAACAGGTCGTAATCGTGCCGTATTATATGATATGGAAATGGATAACAACCAAGATGCATAA
- the metG gene encoding methionine--tRNA ligase has translation MSKTFYITTPIYYPSGKLHIGNSYTTVLCDTMARYKKMRGFDTWYLTGMDEHGQKVETVANERGISPQEHVDYIADETKKLWDVLDIEYDDFIRTTEERHETVVAQIFDTLLKQGDIYLGHYEGYYCIHDESFFTETQLEEGHICPDCGRKTKLVKEESYFLKLSKYQDWLLDYIDEHPDFITPESRKNEVVRFIESGLQDLSVSRTSFDWGVSVKSNPEHVIYVWIDALSNYITALGYGSDNDDKFQKYWHGDEVVHVVGKDILRFHAIYWPIMLKALGIDVTFKLYAHGWYMMKDGKMSKSKGKVVYPNQLIERYGLDPVRYYLLREIPYSGDGVFTPEDFVARINYDLANDFGNLVNRTITMINKYFDSKLTKPTKSFFEVDADLKAMIAQTIQSYEQSMEKLDISDAIKTVWTLVSRTNKYIDETEPWILSRDEEKQAALNGCLYTLVESIRIIGILLKPILLKASDALFEQLNIDDNYQTWESLAFGQLTDVHVTDKPVPIFPRLDQAEEETYIKNMLTPPKKQPVAPKEKNTKTKQQVDYATIEDFTKLDIVVGKVVSSKPHPNADRLLVSQIDTGDRVRQIVSGIKPYYSAEEFTGKKVVVIKNLKPVKLRGELSEGMILAGKNKQLLEVLTVNELDKGDKIS, from the coding sequence ATGAGTAAAACATTTTATATAACAACCCCAATTTATTATCCAAGTGGGAAATTACATATCGGTAATTCCTATACGACTGTGCTATGTGATACAATGGCACGCTATAAAAAGATGCGTGGATTTGATACATGGTATTTAACGGGTATGGATGAACATGGACAAAAAGTGGAGACAGTCGCAAATGAACGAGGAATCAGCCCACAAGAACATGTTGATTATATTGCCGATGAAACAAAAAAATTATGGGATGTTTTAGATATTGAGTATGATGATTTTATTCGGACGACTGAAGAACGTCATGAAACGGTTGTGGCCCAAATATTTGACACTTTGTTAAAACAAGGAGACATTTACTTAGGACATTATGAAGGATACTATTGTATTCATGATGAATCTTTCTTTACTGAAACCCAATTAGAAGAGGGACATATTTGCCCAGATTGTGGACGTAAAACAAAACTTGTCAAAGAAGAATCATACTTTTTAAAACTGTCTAAGTACCAAGATTGGTTATTAGACTATATCGATGAACACCCAGACTTCATCACCCCAGAATCACGTAAAAATGAGGTTGTACGTTTTATTGAGTCAGGTTTGCAAGACCTAAGCGTATCACGCACAAGCTTTGACTGGGGCGTATCAGTAAAAAGTAATCCTGAACATGTTATTTATGTTTGGATTGATGCTTTAAGCAATTATATTACTGCCTTAGGATATGGTAGTGATAATGATGATAAATTCCAAAAATACTGGCATGGTGATGAAGTAGTCCATGTAGTTGGAAAAGATATATTAAGATTTCATGCCATTTATTGGCCAATTATGTTAAAAGCATTAGGGATTGACGTTACCTTTAAATTATATGCCCATGGATGGTATATGATGAAAGATGGTAAAATGAGTAAATCAAAAGGTAAAGTTGTCTATCCAAATCAACTTATCGAACGATATGGATTAGATCCTGTCAGATATTACTTATTGCGGGAGATTCCTTATTCGGGAGATGGTGTGTTTACACCAGAAGATTTTGTGGCTAGAATCAATTATGACTTAGCCAATGATTTTGGAAATCTTGTGAACAGAACAATTACAATGATAAATAAATATTTTGATTCGAAACTAACAAAACCGACAAAGAGTTTCTTTGAAGTTGACGCCGACTTGAAGGCAATGATTGCACAAACAATTCAGTCTTATGAACAGTCAATGGAGAAACTTGATATTAGTGATGCGATTAAGACAGTATGGACATTAGTCTCAAGAACCAATAAGTATATTGATGAAACTGAACCATGGATATTATCAAGAGATGAAGAGAAGCAAGCGGCACTTAATGGTTGCCTATATACCTTGGTTGAAAGTATTAGAATCATTGGTATTTTATTGAAACCTATCTTATTAAAGGCATCAGATGCATTGTTTGAACAACTTAATATTGATGATAACTATCAAACATGGGAAAGTTTAGCGTTTGGGCAATTAACAGATGTTCACGTCACAGATAAGCCTGTACCAATCTTTCCGAGACTTGATCAAGCGGAAGAAGAAACATACATCAAAAATATGTTAACACCTCCTAAAAAACAACCCGTTGCCCCAAAAGAGAAGAACACTAAAACAAAACAACAAGTAGACTATGCAACAATTGAAGACTTCACGAAATTAGACATAGTTGTAGGGAAAGTAGTATCAAGTAAGCCCCATCCGAACGCTGATCGATTATTAGTAAGTCAAATTGATACTGGTGATCGTGTTAGACAAATTGTCTCAGGGATTAAACCATACTATAGCGCTGAGGAATTTACGGGTAAAAAAGTTGTCGTTATTAAAAATCTGAAACCAGTAAAATTAAGAGGGGAACTGAGTGAAGGAATGATTCTTGCAGGGAAGAATAAGCAATTATTAGAAGTCTTAACTGTTAACGAACTTGACAAAGGCGATAAAATTTCATAA
- the rsmI gene encoding 16S rRNA (cytidine(1402)-2'-O)-methyltransferase → MKRTKHFESDRATLYLVATPIGNLDDMTFRAINTLKSVDKIYCEDTRTSRTLLEHYQIDKPLDSYHDHNKTTKQHHILNDLRSGLSIALISDAGTPLISDPGYSVVNLVKESGFVVVSIPGPSAFLTGLSVSALPTHPFIFYGFLPTKSSKLKTACEGLRKEPYTLIFYESPHRINSTLETLYHVFGDRKVVIARELTKRYEETISGTLKELQDLPPLKGELVLILEGFQDEPKDQEVNLLDEVYALIDQGVSSKEAIKVIAKRHDLPKNDVYQLYHKT, encoded by the coding sequence ATGAAACGGACTAAACATTTTGAGAGTGATCGTGCTACTTTATATCTTGTCGCAACACCAATTGGTAATTTAGACGATATGACTTTTCGGGCAATCAACACACTGAAGTCGGTCGATAAAATATATTGTGAAGATACAAGAACGTCACGTACGTTGCTTGAACACTATCAAATTGATAAACCTTTAGATAGTTATCATGATCATAATAAAACCACGAAACAGCACCATATATTAAACGACTTAAGATCAGGCTTATCCATAGCCCTCATTAGTGATGCAGGGACACCTTTAATTAGCGATCCTGGATATAGTGTTGTTAATCTTGTCAAAGAAAGTGGGTTTGTTGTTGTCAGTATTCCTGGCCCAAGTGCCTTTTTAACCGGATTAAGTGTGAGTGCCTTACCGACACATCCATTTATCTTTTATGGCTTTTTACCAACAAAATCAAGTAAACTAAAAACCGCATGTGAAGGATTAAGAAAAGAACCCTATACATTAATCTTCTACGAAAGTCCTCATCGCATAAACAGTACATTAGAAACGCTTTATCATGTCTTTGGAGACCGGAAAGTTGTTATAGCCCGTGAACTCACGAAACGCTATGAAGAGACAATCAGTGGTACTTTAAAAGAACTTCAAGACCTCCCACCACTAAAAGGGGAACTTGTACTTATCTTAGAAGGCTTTCAAGATGAACCAAAGGATCAAGAGGTGAATCTTTTAGATGAAGTGTACGCTTTGATTGATCAGGGTGTTTCATCAAAAGAAGCGATCAAGGTCATTGCAAAACGTCATGATTTACCAAAAAATGATGTGTACCAGTTATACCATAAAACATAA
- a CDS encoding tRNA1(Val) (adenine(37)-N6)-methyltransferase — protein sequence MATRNKSEEVIHELLGYEHLKIIQRPDVFNFSLDSTLLADFVIPLTKTKEIIDLGTGNAPIPLFLTLKTDAHITAVDIQEAAVDLAKRSVELNQLTHQITVLHKDINQIHQAFENSQFDIVTCNPPFFKYKASSHINESTFKTIARHEVKVTLEDIVYEAKRLLKTKGSLYMVHRTKRLLEILDTLNRHQFGIKRMRFVYPKKGKESNMVLIEAVNNSNAELSLLEPLYVHNDKGYTDEINRIFNFGKEDSHETD from the coding sequence ATGGCTACGAGGAATAAGTCAGAAGAGGTCATTCACGAGTTACTTGGATATGAGCATTTAAAAATTATACAACGTCCTGATGTGTTTAATTTCAGCTTGGACTCTACCCTCCTAGCTGATTTTGTCATTCCCTTAACAAAAACCAAAGAAATTATAGATTTAGGGACAGGTAATGCGCCTATCCCGTTATTTTTGACATTGAAAACAGATGCGCACATCACCGCTGTTGACATACAAGAAGCTGCTGTGGATTTGGCAAAAAGAAGTGTTGAGTTGAATCAGTTAACGCATCAAATAACTGTTTTACACAAAGACATTAATCAGATTCATCAAGCATTTGAGAATAGCCAGTTTGATATTGTGACCTGTAATCCACCATTCTTTAAATACAAGGCATCTTCTCATATCAACGAATCAACATTTAAAACTATCGCTAGACATGAAGTGAAGGTGACTTTAGAAGATATCGTCTATGAGGCTAAACGGTTATTAAAAACCAAAGGCTCGTTATACATGGTTCACCGGACCAAACGTTTACTAGAGATATTAGATACCTTGAACCGCCATCAGTTTGGCATAAAACGTATGCGGTTTGTCTACCCGAAAAAAGGTAAAGAGAGTAATATGGTCTTAATCGAGGCTGTAAATAACTCAAATGCTGAACTATCATTATTAGAACCACTTTATGTGCATAATGATAAAGGATATACCGATGAGATTAATCGAATCTTTAATTTTGGAAAAGAGGATTCACATGAAACGGACTAA
- a CDS encoding stage 0 sporulation family protein: MANTVVGIRFKPVGKKYYFDPNNIELEQYDKVVVETVRGIELGEVIEEQKEIADSEIISTLKPILRKATNKDLMDHYQNEKDIKGVIERTQVHVNNNQLEMKLLGAEYTLDRSKLIIYFNAEGRVDFRELVKDLANEFHLRIELRQVGTRDGAKFLGGIGPCGYLLCCTTFLGDFETVSIRMAKNQNLSLNPNNISGLCGKLLCCIRYENETYNEYKKTLPKVGSEVETVDGYAKVIAVNVINQSVRVLTQEDGVKSYELEELVTIKEFDGDDSNGYEE; encoded by the coding sequence ATGGCAAATACCGTTGTCGGAATCCGGTTTAAACCGGTAGGTAAAAAGTATTATTTTGATCCTAATAATATTGAGTTAGAACAATACGACAAAGTCGTGGTAGAAACAGTTCGTGGGATAGAGCTTGGAGAAGTTATTGAAGAACAAAAAGAAATTGCAGACTCAGAAATAATTTCTACATTAAAACCAATCTTAAGAAAAGCGACCAATAAAGATTTGATGGATCACTATCAAAATGAAAAAGACATTAAAGGTGTGATAGAACGCACACAAGTACATGTCAATAATAATCAGTTAGAAATGAAACTGCTTGGCGCTGAATACACCTTAGACCGCAGCAAATTAATCATTTATTTCAACGCAGAAGGTCGCGTTGATTTTCGTGAGTTAGTTAAAGACCTAGCAAACGAGTTCCATTTACGCATTGAATTGCGACAAGTAGGAACACGGGATGGTGCTAAATTCTTAGGTGGCATCGGACCATGTGGATACTTATTGTGTTGTACAACATTTTTAGGCGATTTTGAAACCGTATCTATTCGAATGGCCAAAAATCAAAATCTATCACTAAATCCTAATAATATTTCAGGACTTTGTGGCAAATTATTATGTTGTATTCGCTATGAGAATGAGACCTATAACGAGTATAAAAAAACATTGCCAAAAGTTGGTAGTGAAGTAGAAACTGTGGATGGATATGCCAAAGTGATTGCTGTTAATGTCATCAACCAATCGGTTCGAGTTTTAACACAAGAAGATGGCGTTAAAAGTTATGAACTTGAAGAGTTAGTCACAATTAAAGAGTTTGATGGTGATGATTCAAATGGCTACGAGGAATAA
- the tmk gene encoding dTMP kinase, with protein MSGVFITFEGPEGSGKTSVIKAIEAFLRADGYDILVTREPGGIKIAEQIRDIILSKENTEMDSRAEALLFAASRAQHFHQKILPALKDNKVILCDRFIDSSLAYQGHARELGIDQVYDINAFAINQTLPDATIFIDVKPEVGLKRVFNNQRKIDRLDLETLAFHKKVYEGYQILAKKYQERFYVVNGENPIESVIEDTLQIIKTVL; from the coding sequence ATGAGCGGAGTATTTATTACATTTGAAGGTCCTGAAGGATCTGGAAAAACATCAGTTATAAAAGCCATCGAAGCATTTTTAAGAGCCGATGGATATGATATACTAGTAACAAGAGAACCAGGTGGTATCAAAATTGCAGAACAGATTCGTGATATCATTCTATCTAAAGAGAATACAGAAATGGACAGTCGGGCTGAAGCGTTATTATTCGCAGCATCAAGAGCCCAACACTTTCATCAAAAAATATTGCCGGCTTTAAAGGACAATAAAGTGATTTTATGCGATCGGTTTATCGATTCATCTTTAGCTTATCAAGGACATGCTAGAGAATTAGGTATTGATCAAGTTTATGATATAAATGCTTTTGCCATTAATCAAACTTTACCTGATGCAACAATCTTTATTGATGTTAAACCAGAAGTCGGTTTAAAGCGGGTTTTTAATAACCAACGCAAAATTGACCGTTTAGATTTGGAAACGTTAGCGTTCCATAAAAAGGTATATGAAGGTTATCAAATATTAGCTAAAAAATATCAAGAACGATTTTATGTGGTCAATGGAGAAAACCCAATCGAATCTGTAATTGAAGATACTTTGCAGATTATTAAAACTGTATTATAA
- a CDS encoding ATP-binding cassette domain-containing protein encodes MRLAVQNLTFGYDYRTVLKDVSFRLNTGDFLVIIGNNGSGKSTLIKCILGINKVAHNQILIDDVDVNQYKNFKNIGYVPQKFDDFNYEFPITVNEILNASSYSNISEDEKLELLDKIGILELQNENINNLSGGQLQRVFIVRSLMNNPKLLILDEPTVGVDRKNVKNFYKTVNQLNDEGITIILITHNIKEANAHFTHVLSLHNGEGIFKPVNEEDENNDAS; translated from the coding sequence ATGCGTTTAGCAGTACAAAATCTAACATTTGGTTATGATTACCGTACAGTCTTAAAAGATGTATCTTTTAGGCTAAATACCGGTGATTTTTTGGTTATCATCGGTAATAATGGTAGTGGTAAATCTACATTAATCAAATGTATTTTAGGGATTAACAAAGTAGCACATAATCAGATATTGATTGATGATGTAGATGTTAATCAATATAAAAATTTCAAGAATATTGGGTATGTCCCACAAAAATTCGATGATTTTAATTACGAATTTCCAATTACCGTTAATGAAATACTAAACGCTTCTAGTTATTCTAACATTTCCGAAGATGAAAAACTAGAGCTTTTAGATAAAATCGGGATTCTCGAATTGCAAAATGAAAATATCAATAACCTTTCAGGGGGACAGTTACAACGCGTCTTTATCGTACGTAGTTTGATGAACAATCCGAAATTATTAATCCTTGATGAACCAACAGTTGGAGTCGATCGCAAAAATGTCAAAAATTTCTATAAGACGGTTAATCAATTAAATGACGAAGGTATTACAATAATATTAATTACGCACAATATCAAAGAAGCAAATGCGCATTTTACTCATGTGCTTTCATTACATAATGGCGAGGGAATTTTTAAGCCTGTTAATGAGGAGGATGAGAACAATGATGCTAGCTGA
- a CDS encoding metal ABC transporter permease has protein sequence MMLADQAFIFALFEYPFLRYALATGLIMGFITPMIGSFVVIRRLSFIADTLSHFSLAGLSIGIFLINTLGYTFISDPLYLAIIASIIGAFIIEILRGYYQNYKEISMPIVLSLGTALSVLFISLSGGFNTSIYNFLFGSILTVGDRYLSIIIGTALLVIILVLVYYKQIVIVSFDELYARLLGIKIGIFQFISTFVLALVVSLSIATVGVLLVSSLMIIPVAAAMKIGKSFKNTIVIAIIFSELSIMGGLWLSYELNIASGATIVLINIFILFIVGILKRFYVNKRIKNRQAQSMQETN, from the coding sequence ATGATGCTAGCTGATCAAGCATTTATATTTGCCTTGTTTGAATATCCTTTCTTGCGTTACGCTTTAGCTACAGGTTTAATTATGGGATTTATCACACCTATGATTGGATCATTTGTTGTAATAAGACGGTTGAGTTTTATCGCCGATACGCTTTCGCACTTTAGTTTAGCTGGACTTTCAATTGGAATCTTTTTAATAAACACTTTAGGATATACATTCATATCTGATCCACTTTATCTAGCGATTATCGCCAGTATTATTGGCGCTTTCATTATTGAGATACTACGTGGTTACTATCAAAACTATAAAGAAATTAGCATGCCGATTGTATTGAGTTTAGGAACCGCTTTGAGTGTTTTATTTATCTCATTAAGTGGTGGATTTAATACAAGTATTTATAACTTTTTATTCGGTAGTATTTTAACCGTTGGTGATCGTTATTTATCAATTATCATCGGTACTGCTTTACTTGTCATAATTCTCGTACTTGTTTATTATAAACAAATCGTCATTGTTAGCTTTGATGAACTGTATGCGCGCTTACTGGGTATTAAAATTGGCATTTTCCAATTTATCTCTACATTTGTATTAGCGCTTGTCGTGTCATTATCTATCGCGACCGTAGGGGTATTACTAGTATCATCATTAATGATTATCCCTGTTGCTGCGGCGATGAAAATTGGCAAGAGCTTTAAAAATACAATTGTAATTGCCATTATATTTAGCGAGTTATCGATCATGGGTGGCTTATGGTTATCTTATGAACTCAATATTGCGAGTGGTGCTACAATCGTATTAATCAATATTTTTATCCTCTTTATTGTTGGTATTTTAAAACGATTCTACGTCAACAAAAGAATAAAGAATCGACAAGCGCAATCAATGCAAGAAACTAATTAA
- a CDS encoding sulfite exporter TauE/SafE family protein: MVELLIIAVIAIFAGLVKGISGFGSSLVTIPLLIYFIPIEEVVVMMLTFNVVLNTLLLVRHKGFSTHSLSYVWPISLLGIVGTFIGLTLLESLGGDWIKIIAGTLILFAVINRLFHLHFKLSETTMNKTIVGLFSGLGNGIASIDGPPVVFYLTSVNANKIKFKNTLAFHFLVMGIIAVIFLIIKQMYTVDILLNTAYFTLFASLALLVGVHLSNKMNEQLFQRVILVILVFLAISMYI; the protein is encoded by the coding sequence ATGGTTGAACTTCTTATAATTGCAGTTATTGCTATTTTTGCAGGGTTGGTAAAAGGCATTTCAGGATTTGGTAGCAGTTTAGTCACAATCCCATTACTAATTTATTTTATTCCCATTGAAGAAGTAGTTGTTATGATGCTAACTTTTAATGTAGTATTAAATACTTTATTGTTAGTAAGACATAAAGGCTTTTCAACACATAGTCTATCTTATGTTTGGCCAATATCGTTATTGGGTATTGTAGGAACCTTTATTGGACTCACATTACTTGAATCCTTAGGTGGAGATTGGATTAAAATAATTGCAGGAACCTTGATCCTATTTGCTGTTATTAATAGATTATTTCATTTACATTTTAAACTTAGTGAAACAACAATGAATAAAACTATTGTTGGATTATTTAGTGGTCTAGGGAATGGTATTGCATCCATTGACGGTCCACCTGTTGTGTTTTATCTAACGAGTGTCAATGCTAATAAAATAAAATTTAAAAACACGTTAGCTTTTCATTTTCTTGTTATGGGTATCATCGCGGTTATTTTCTTAATCATAAAACAGATGTATACGGTAGATATTTTACTAAACACAGCGTATTTCACTCTTTTTGCATCATTAGCGCTTTTAGTTGGGGTTCATTTAAGTAATAAAATGAACGAACAATTATTTCAACGTGTAATATTAGTAATACTTGTTTTTCTAGCAATTTCAATGTATATTTAA
- a CDS encoding flavodoxin family protein, producing MKILACVGSKRKNGNTHTLVKQAMEQFDSSNSIDIVTLSDYNFEGCTGCEGCAMTNECVIQDDMQILYGKIDAADLLILASPTYYYNITADIFTFI from the coding sequence ATGAAAATTTTAGCATGTGTTGGTAGCAAACGCAAAAACGGAAACACACACACATTAGTAAAACAAGCAATGGAACAATTTGATTCTAGTAACAGCATTGATATCGTAACATTATCTGATTATAACTTTGAAGGATGTACAGGTTGCGAGGGCTGTGCTATGACCAATGAATGTGTTATCCAAGATGATATGCAGATTCTTTATGGTAAGATAGATGCAGCTGATTTACTAATCCTAGCCTCTCCCACTTACTATTATAATATTACAGCTGACATTTTTACATTTATTTAA
- a CDS encoding GntR family transcriptional regulator, with amino-acid sequence MKEPKNLAKHVQIAYEIAQKINQNILQEGDKLRGRNLAATEYKVSSETVRKALALLQQKGVVIVKEQSGAFVLSVEYAKDFVKAIKEDMKLSNHVENIKELLKENKAITKQIEKEFRLIDLTKRKSTTDLPFDIFSFKVTKNCQLIGKTMQECAFFHNTGATLFGMIKNKQVISSVPNSTVIDVDDILFFSGDEKKKAKTLTYIKDISS; translated from the coding sequence TTGAAAGAACCAAAAAATCTAGCTAAACATGTACAGATAGCATATGAAATAGCACAAAAGATAAATCAAAACATATTACAAGAAGGCGATAAACTACGGGGACGTAATTTAGCTGCAACAGAATACAAAGTCTCCTCAGAAACAGTTCGAAAAGCACTTGCGCTCCTTCAACAAAAAGGAGTCGTTATTGTTAAAGAACAAAGTGGGGCCTTTGTCTTATCAGTAGAATATGCCAAAGATTTTGTGAAAGCTATCAAGGAAGATATGAAATTATCGAATCATGTGGAAAACATAAAAGAGTTATTAAAAGAAAACAAAGCAATAACGAAACAAATAGAAAAAGAGTTCCGATTAATTGATCTCACAAAACGCAAGAGTACAACCGACTTGCCTTTTGATATTTTTAGTTTTAAAGTGACTAAAAATTGTCAATTGATTGGTAAAACGATGCAAGAATGTGCTTTTTTCCATAATACAGGAGCCACCTTGTTTGGTATGATTAAAAATAAACAAGTAATTTCTTCTGTTCCTAACTCAACTGTAATCGATGTAGACGATATTTTGTTTTTCTCAGGGGATGAAAAGAAAAAAGCGAAAACACTTACATATATAAAAGATATTTCTAGTTAA